Proteins found in one Oryza glaberrima chromosome 4, OglaRS2, whole genome shotgun sequence genomic segment:
- the LOC127771067 gene encoding GATA transcription factor 6-like, which translates to MLHQTLIPSSTLSFPSSAPLSPPLLFASNAAATAAQGSNTSRSSSAMPSYAHHHSSLDGKMDALKSSCRSEEAADEGAAAAPSAWGMVERDGFSVEDLLDLEEFCEAEKDAAEENEQALAVVAAPEEEKSKDDSQPSSVVTYELVAPPPPPPEIVDLPAHDVEELEWVSRIMDDSLSELPPPPQPPASVVASLAARPPQPRQLQRRPQDGAYRALPPASYPVRTPTICALSTEALVPVKAKRSKRSRATAWSLSGAPPFSDSTSSSSTTTTSSCSSSASFSSFSPLLKFEWHPLGGTSDLPDDHLLPPGKKSKHGKNGKNKPKKRGRKPKQLPPHPSGAAASAPAPGDRRCSHCGVQKTPQWRAGPEGAKTLCNACGVRYKSGRLLPEYRPACSPTFVSAIHSNSHRKVLEMRRKKEVGSGLLTAAAAAAPAVASF; encoded by the exons ATGCTCCACCAAACGCTCATCCCTTCTTCCACcctttccttcccctcctccgcccccctctcgcctcctctcctcttcgcctcaaacgccgccgccaccgccgcccaggGTTCCAACACCTCCCGCTCCTCCTCAGCCATGCCGTCCTACGCGCACCACCACAGCTCTCTG GATGGGAAGATGGACGCGCTGAAAAGTAGTTGCCggtcggaggaggcggccgacgagggggcggccgcggcgccgtcggcgtGGGGGATGGTTGAGAGGGACGGGTTCTCCGTCGAGGACCTGCTCGACCTCGAGGAGTTCTGCGAGGCGGAAAAGGACGCCGCCGAGGAGAACGAGCAGGCgctggccgtcgtcgccgcgccaGAGGAGGAAAAGTCGAAGGACGACTCCCAGCCGTCGTCCGTCGTAACGTACGAGCTTgtggcgcccccgccgccgcctccggagaTTGTTGACCTGCCG GCGCATGACGTCGAGGAGCTAGAGTGGGTGTCGCGTATCATGGACGACTCCCTTTCCGagttgcccccgccgccgcagcctcctgCGTCCGTCGTGGCGTCGCtggccgcgcggccgccgcagcctcgGCAGCTGCAGCGGCGGCCTCAGGACGGAGCTTACCGCGCGCTGCCACCCGCGTCCTATCCGGTGCGGACTCCGACCATCTGCGCGCTGTCAACGGAGGCGCTGGTGCCGGTGAAGGCGAAACGCAGCAAGCGCTCTCGGGCCACGGCGTGGTCTCTCTCGGGGGCACCGCCTTTCTCGGACTCCACGTCGTCCTCGTCCAcaaccaccacctcctcgtGCTCCTCGTCGGCTTCGTTCTCGTCGTTCTCGCCGCTCCTCAAGTTTGAGTGGCACCCGCTCGGCGGCACGTCGGACCTCCCGGACGATCACCTCCTACCGCCGGGGAAGAAGTCCAAGCACGGTAAGAACGGCAAGAACAAGCCTAAGAAGCGTGGCCGCAAGCCGAAGCAGCTCCCACCACATCCctcgggcgcggcggcgtcggccccCGCGCCGGGCGACCGGCGCTGTAGCCACTGCGGCGTGCAGAAGACCCCGCAGTGGCGCGCGGGGCCGGAGGGCGCCAAGACGCTCTGCAACGCGTGCGGCGTCCGCTACAAGTCGGGCCGGCTCCTCCCCGAGTACCGCCCGGCGTGCAGCCCCACCTTCGTGAGCGCCATCCACTCCAACTCCCACCGCAAGGTGCTCGAGATGAGGCGCAAGAAGGAGGTCGGCTCCGgactcctcaccgccgccgccgccgcagcgcccgCCGTGGCGTCGTTCTAG